TGTAGGCATTCAGCCATTGTCCTACAGAAGAAAATCTCCTCTGCTATTCCCAAGCatttatattcacacacaccatAAAGTCCACAGTAGACAACAGTTCCTAATGTGTTGCTGGGTAAAATTCAATTAGAAAGTTATGCATATTTGTCTTTTATAGTGTTTGATTCTTTACTCAAGTGCAATTGCACACCACCAAATATTACAGtgagattttaatttaaaagatcAGTGACCATTTAATCAatctcaaaagaaaaataaagatttgttgATTTACAATGATTATTAAGGCATCAATGCACTTTCAAAAGTGTgataaataagaataagaatttGCAAAAGCATTTCAAGTAAAACTGTATTGACAAATGTGTTAAAATTCAATACACTGTAATAAAGCAGTTTTAAATTATTCTCATACATTGCATTTCCCTGAATATAATCCCATTCTTAAAGTCTCATTCATATTTCAGGTTTCTTGACTTTTGAAATGATGTCTCTTATGTGAGATCAATGTCATCTAACTAGTCTGAAATCTGTCAGAGAGCTCTTCTATTGTATTGTGTGTATCCATAATCAAAAGTAATGCTGAGAAATGCTCCTGACAGTAAACATTTCACTATATAAGTACAAACTCAGATTGTACAAGTCAATAATAAGTGTCTTGGAGGAAAAAGCCACTTAAAGTGGCGGTGCAGATATTTCAGTTCTATCGAACCAAGAGTGTCATCTGTACCCGGAGGTACTGTCAGATATCAATAATGGCAAATATCTCTGGTTTTTCTTTATCGTGGATCTGCATTGCAGAGTACGTGATGGCTTTCACTTCCGTTCCcttcaatgaaaacaaaaagacaaaacactttacactacattCATTTTACACAAGTTTTCTCATAtagtgtcaaagaaaaaaaaaaaaagcctatacagaaatgtattaaataatCTTCCAGTGATAAATTCAATAGTGCATAGTGCATCAAGCTTCCTTCACTGGCTTACCTGTGGATGCTTCAGCACAGAGAACTCTTCACCCCACCTTTATTAAACCAAAGAAACATTACGGTGTGAGTGCAGCTTAACAAATGAACACAGTTAGATGGACAGTATTTACTTTATGTACTCACAATAACAACATCCACAggtcacacatacagacatagaATACAGATATAAGGTTGGGTTTAACTTTCAGTGAAAATCCAGAAATTATGGAACTGAAGGCAACATTAGAGATAAGCAGATAAGGCTCTCTGAGGGCCTCTGACTGCACTCAAATCTGTAATTTTAAGAAAAGTGGttttcaacataaaaaaattaagtCATAACCTTCATGTTAATGCAAAGAGATACCGAAACTTACCCAATGGAACGAATCCGAAAGCGCATTCTGTCTAATTGCACAACTTTGACCTCCtaacaaagagaaagaacatATATTTgtgaatacaaaataataaattaccaaataaataataaaaacatggatATTGGAATTTGGACAGAAGAATTTAATGGGGGATGTTTTATTGCACAAGTTTGCAATGTCAAAACTTAATTTTTTGTGGTgggaaaaacataaataattttgTGTTCATTAACTGACAAATTAGCTAAACCTATGGGAAAACAATGTGAATGTGGGGGAAAAGCCAAACACAAGAAAGGACCAGTCTTTTCTGCCTTATctttttaaactaaactaaatccACACGTCGGCCACTCCATAACCAACCTGACAACCAAACTCACCCTGGGAATAAAGAAGATATCTGCGCTGAACTTGTATAACCAGTCATCGAGGAAGTGAAAGAGAAGAGACTCCATGTCTTCACCTTATGAGAAGCCACAGTGAAGGAAAAATGGTACACAGTTTACCTTCAGCATGACTAGTAGAAGAGATATTGTTGAGGCTTTTGTTGAACAGAGATCAGTTCTCACCCTCTGATTCCACTTCGATAGTATCGATCGGTTCCACTGTCTCTGTGTCCGTCATGTAGCCGAACATGCCCATGGCACACTGCTCAAAGGCTTCCTCCAGAGAGGCCCCCCAGGAGTGGATTCTtggaagagaaaacagatggTAATGATGACCACTGAGGAAGAGAGAAACTTCAGATCCATCAATTCTGTTgccaaaataagaaaacacactcactgtaCATCTGCAGTGTGATCCAGGTCtgcaacagtaaaacacaagaGGACATGAGGAGCCAGATGAAATACACTGGGCAGATATGATGACACTTTTTTAAAGATAGGTGTATTGAGTTTCTCCTGTTGTTTTCAGAGAATCTAAACAGTAAACGACCCAGGCTAGCTACATTGACTATCACAgcttcacactcacattcatatTTCTTGTTGATTGGTGGGTATTTTGCCTTGATAGCTTTCTGCGCCTCAGTCAGGTCCAGCTCCCGGTCGTCCATTGTAGCTGTGAGactgttcagtgttttaaagGATCGGCAGATCTGAACTTCTGCATGTAAATGTTGCAACATGGAAACGAGTGGAAGGCCCCGGAAGTAGTAATGTGTGGCGATGActacttcctgtctgtcttgGTGACTGCTGATTGGCCGGTCGCGTTCTATGGAGTTGGCGCCATTGCAAGCCTTCGTGCTGTTTTCTGTGCGCTCTGCCCCTAAAAATCCTCCTTTTT
The nucleotide sequence above comes from Mastacembelus armatus chromosome 22, fMasArm1.2, whole genome shotgun sequence. Encoded proteins:
- the zbtb8os gene encoding protein archease; its protein translation is MLQHLHAEVQICRSFKTLNSLTATMDDRELDLTEAQKAIKAKYPPINKKYEYLDHTADVQIHSWGASLEEAFEQCAMGMFGYMTDTETVEPIDTIEVESEGEDMESLLFHFLDDWLYKFSADIFFIPREVKVVQLDRMRFRIRSIGWGEEFSVLKHPQGTEVKAITYSAMQIHDKEKPEIFAIIDI